The genomic stretch ggcaggttgacgactgttccaaccaccctgggcacTACAGccctacctctttcactgtgtacctttacctctttcactgtggcgtgCTGCCTCACGGAAGAAAGGGAATGGGGGAGGTTAATCAACGCCACTATTTGATGTCCTTTCCCACTGTTGACGCGATGTTCAGCAGTACCGGTGATCCGACCCCCATgactcctacagggctcggtaaccctccacagagacggccatccctcaaggacaaaGTGAAcaggcttcaacagggtcgggactatAACTCTTCCACTCGGCAAAGGGAGATCTACCCATGTAAATCCCTGTCTCcctttgaggctataaaaggggagccagggctcatagCTAGGAGGAGGTTCAGACACGCCCAACACACTCTTCAACAGATCAGCGAccagcactctgtccaccactaagtcgagacctgggacttagccctctctcgcaacccgcttgtaccccctactacaagcacctatgggtgcaaggttatacagaacccccgatcacactggacgtagggcattcttggcccgaaccagtataaatctcctgtgtctcacttgcatcaccatccaagctcgGGTAATCACGCAGACTCATActcgttagtgcctagaccacgaatctagacgccgacaacagtttgcttgtaaatcacgagatgaatatttgtcaaataaaaataaaaatgctatagttcatgattggataatatttgtcaaataaaaataaaaatgctatagtaccgaaatccaaaatattttcggaactaaacaaagtcttggaaatttttggaaactaaacaaggcctaggtagaAATTGGATAGGGGCCATACCTTTATGCATGTGACCTGCAGtgtttgtttaggccttgtttagatcaaatttttttttggattttaataatatagcaattttgtttttatttgacaaatattgtccaatcatggagtaattaggcttacaagatttatctcgtggtttacagccaaactgtgcaattagtttttgttttcatctatatttaatgctccatgcatgtgccgcaagattcgatttgacggataattttgaaaagtttttggttttggggtgaactaaacaaggcgttaggccagtctcaatggcccgtttcaatgcactgtttcaaaaataaatctgctgacagagcattaatgaaacgaacaatgaaacaacctccacaatgcatgagtttcaccttgatgtttcctaggctgggcaaagcatttaattactgcaaaatgattggatcacatgcaagatggtgaaacgatttagtcctcagtggcgatttcatcctgttttactgcgtgggaaacaacgccaatGGAGTTTCATCATGGTGAAActatttccttctctctcctcttcgtttcatgcaaaaagtgcagttttgctgacatgacgctcaaataaatgtgcatgacatcctggtgaaacccctACCGCTTATTTATTTGCTGCTTCCGTCTCGGTGGCTATTCTGTGTTTGTTTGTTCGGTTTTGCCCGACCTCATCCTTTTGGTGGCGCTATTTGGTTTCTTTCTGTGCGACCGCTAGCGATTCTACACGAAGCAGTCAACAACGGCGACATACGAGAAAGGATAGGAGGAGCACGCTTGGAGCGGCCAAAACTGCTTCTCAAAAGCAGCAGCGCAAGCAATATGAACCATTAATCAAGCAGATCAAACGGCCGCAAATATTTAGGGAGACGTGGTCACCGCTTCTGTGCAGAAAGCGAACGTATAGTGGTAAAGACGTGTTATATGTGCTAACTGCTGTGCCGAAGGCTAAAGAGACTATTTCATAATTAAACGCGGTTGGGCGTATATGTAAAGTTCTGTAAAAATCTTCTGTAAGCAGCGtcaatttttatattttttctctGGGCTTGTACGACAAGTGGAAGTAGACATGACTGAATCTGATTTATCGAATGAACGGGTTCTAGTTAGAAACAGACAAACAGTGAAACATGCGATAGATTGGACGACTTTATTTGTAGACGGAAATAAGACACACGGGTTGGGTGTGACCAGACCAGATTCACTACACCAGAGTCACGTACCACGCCCACACCAGCACTACGGAATGTTGCCGCTGGCATACCCAAAATCCGGCGGCATGCCGGCCATCACCTTCTGCACCGACGGCCTCGCCAGCAGCGCATCCCACCACGCCTTGACGTGCGGGAACGCGTCCACCACGCCGGCGTACTCCGTGGCCATGAAGTAGCGCATGAAACCGAAGTGGCAGAGGTCGGCGGCAGTGATGTCGTCCCCCGCTAGGTACTTGCAGACTGACAACCTAGCCTCATACACCGGCAGCAGCATCCTCAGCTTCTCGAGGTTCTCGTCAATGACGGCCTGGTCGCGGTCGCGCCCGACGTACTGGCCGATGATGCAGTGCCGGACGATGGGCCACAGGGTCGGCTCGATGTTGTTGGCTTCCACCTCCATCCATACGTCCACCATTGCTGATCCCTCCAGGTCGCCTTCCTTGACAAGCTCTGGCTTGTACTTGCGAAGAACGTACCGTGCAATGGCGCGTGATTCTGGAGTACATTATAGACGAGAAAATGTGATTAGAAATGCGATAGGAGAGGAAATTAACAGGTCAAGATAGCTTTATTACGGTAGAGCGTCAGATCACCGTCCTCTAGAACAGGGATTTCACCGAACGGCTGCAGAACAGCGAAGAGTTCGTTACTGCCGGCTAAGGAAGCGAAATAGTACCCAAATTCAAATGGAATTAGCGTACGTACGTTTCTGGCGAGGTGCTCTGGGCGGCGGTGGTCGCCGCCGCACCTGCTCATCGGGACAACCTCGTACTCCACGCCGGCCTCCTCCAGGCACACCAGGGCGCGCGCCATCCACGGCGACACGGCCCACCCATACACCTTCATTGGCGCCATTGCCGTGGTTGGAGCTTTGAGATGAGCCGGTGCATATGCATATGGGTAATGGATTTATACAGCTCCTTGGTCTGGACTACTTTTTCTCGGGTGATGCAAAACTATTGCGATGGTGGCGGCTTGCTCTCCTAGAGGTCCGAGCTAGGCATACTTTAAATCATGCAGTTATTTTATTGTTATCAATAACGTAACAACCTTTGGTGGCGGCAAACTCAGGCGCAGGTGCCATCTATATCGTCGTCATTGCTTACGCTCGCAGCGGATGTCAGATTCTTGCAGGCGCAACCGAggacccaaaatccaaaatacaTTTGTTTAGGCCAGAGGTTTTGGTGGCATCCTGACTGGTGTTTAATTTGCGTAttcttttttagaaaaaaaaaaaactcgtaCGACGTTATATACCCAAGGACCACCATGTTAGCTGAGTTGTTGGAGGTCCGCAAATTCAACTTCTAATGTTACGTTGTTAGTTTGCACAACAAAGAGGAAACAAAAATtatacaaaagcattgagccaTGATCCTGTTTCCTCTCGCAGGATCACCCGACAAATTTAGTCTTAAATGTTTCCTTGCAGTGATCAAATAATAGCGGAAAACTCTGAAAAACAAGATTATTTCTTGTTGTCATGAAGGTACATTTTTTTTCCACTCAGAAATATCTCATTTCCATTACGAAAACGGAAATACAGCATTCACCCATTACAAGTAGACAGAACTAAGAAGCAGTGAAACATTCGACATCTCACCTTCAAAGCCTAAACTTTAGAGATAACAACTTCCAGAAAAAACTTGCATATACGAGATGCAAGACTCTACCAACAATACAGGTAGTAACCAAAAGAAGACAACCAGGAGGCTAAGACCAAAAGCTGAGAGCTTAAACAGAACCAACATCGAAATAGTTTAAACTGTCTAAAAAACAGGAGACTATCACAGCCCACACTAAGTCCAACTCGTGCTTCCTTTCTCTTCTTCATACTTTACTCTTCAGCTGATTCATTGTCTTGATcgtcttggagtagaaggtgGTTCACTTGTCTTGCCGCCTGTGTAGCAAGCACTTCCTTGGCCACTTTAAGCATCAGATTAGCTCCTTCGATAAGCTTTTCCTGGTCCATCGTTTATATAAACCTGCCCAAAAGATCATAAGCGCATTCACATGACATAGTATCTTCAAAGGATTATTCAACATTTTTTGTTCAAAACATGCTTTATTACGGTTCTTCCACATAGCCCAACAAATTGCACCAATCCCCCAAGCATGAAATTCTTTACCAAATGGCAGTTATTTCTCACACCAAAGCCAACACTGTTCTATATTAGTTGGAATTTTGTTTGCCCCAAAACATTTAGCAATAATAGCCCATATCACACAGGCTACAAAACACTAAAAAAACAGGTGAGAAATAGATTCAGGACAATCACAAAAGGCACAACTAGGATCACCCAACCAGTTTTTTTGTTTCGCAAATTATCTTTAGTTAGCAATGCATTACAAGACAAAAGCCACAAAAAGATCTTAATTTTTGCTCGAATTTTGCCCCTCCAAATTCTTTTATGGTAAAACCCGCAATCATTTTTAGTAAGCCCATTATACACTGATTTAACCGTGAACTTATTGTTTTTCCCCAGATTCCAAATAACAATGTTCTCATGTTCCTCTAACTGAAACTTGCTAGCATccttccaaaatttttcccaCTCATTTCTAATCTCAGTATGCAACCATCTCCTAAAACGAATTGGATCACCTTTTAAAGCACATGCAAccgttatatttttattttcacatATTTCGTATAACAACGGTGTATGAGAACTTAAAGGTTCCTCATATATCCATGGGTCCTGCCAAAACCTTGTCAGCCCCCCGTTTTTAAAAGAGATCCCCCAACCTTGTAGATAAATGTCTTTAATCTTCAACACGTCAGACCACATAGGTGAGTCACTAACCTTGTGCTTTACCTCTAAAATTGAAGAATTTCTCATATATTTGAATTTAACTATTTGTTGCCATAAACCATCTTCTTTCTCTAGCTTCCACCACCATTTACATAATAAGCTAATATTCAACCATTTTAAATTCTTGATTCCTATACCACCTTTTTTCTTACTCTTACAAATTATTTCCCATTTTACCAAATGATACTTCTTTTTTGTTCCTCCCCTTGCCAAAAAAACGTTCTCCTAATCTTATCCAATTGATACATAGTGGATTTTGGAAGCAAGTAGACTGACATATGGTACATTGGAGAATTGTTAAGACTTGAAGATATAAGAGTTGTTCTACCAGCCAAAGATAAGGTACCACCTTTCCATACATCCAACCTCTTATTACTTTTGTCAATTAAGGGTAACCAATCTTTCATTTTTAACCTACTTGGGCTAACAGGTACACCCAGATATTCGATGGGGAAAAACCAATTTGACAATTGAACAACTCAGCATAAGCTTGTCCCCAATCCCCTTCATCATTGATCATATAAATCTCACTTTTATTAAAATTTATCGTTAAACCAGCAAGCTTTTCAAATAAGAATATAAGGATTTTCATATGAGCAGCTCCTTCAAAATCATGTTTAAGGAAAATAATAGTGTCATCAGCATATTGTTGAATTGCCACACCATTGGGAACAATATGACTAATCAACCCAGTCAACAAACCATTCAATTGGGCTTTGTGAACTATCCTAGTAAGACAATCAGCAACAAAATTAAACAAATTTGGAGATAAAGGATCCCCTTGTCTCACTCCTTTAAAGCTCTTGATATAAGGAccaatttgattattaattttcacAGAAACTGTACCAGAAACAACCTGCTTGATCCATTCACACCATTTCTCTCTAAATCCTCTAATTTCTAGACATTTGAAT from Sorghum bicolor cultivar BTx623 chromosome 3, Sorghum_bicolor_NCBIv3, whole genome shotgun sequence encodes the following:
- the LOC8086370 gene encoding glutathione S-transferase 4, producing MAPMKVYGWAVSPWMARALVCLEEAGVEYEVVPMSRCGGDHRRPEHLARNPFGEIPVLEDGDLTLYQSRAIARYVLRKYKPELVKEGDLEGSAMVDVWMEVEANNIEPTLWPIVRHCIIGQYVGRDRDQAVIDENLEKLRMLLPVYEARLSVCKYLAGDDITAADLCHFGFMRYFMATEYAGVVDAFPHVKAWWDALLARPSVQKVMAGMPPDFGYASGNIP